From Elaeis guineensis isolate ETL-2024a chromosome 16, EG11, whole genome shotgun sequence, a single genomic window includes:
- the LOC105059485 gene encoding cytochrome P450 89A2, giving the protein MGWFFTGQPQEKQEMDIWLLILLSLSSATAITLILYQAANHRTKKRRLPPGPPSVPILGNLFWLWRSLQELESILRELHSRYGPIVTLHVGSRRAIFISDRTLAHRALIEHGATFSDRLATRFSGDTQRIISSATYGPLWRLLRRNLISEILHSPRVKLYAHGRAWVLQVLTNHLRSQADSNDAGAVTAMESFQFAMFCLLVLMCFGEKLDEKAIKDIEIATRRLLLYANKLNVLAFAPRISRYIFWNRIKTALQMRQAQIELFVPLIKARKEYKNHPQHKNEEERYVYSYVDSLLDMEIPEEGGRKLTEEEMVSLCSEFLTAGTDTTSTALQWIMANLVKHQGIQAKLLEEIERVVGKDEKEIKEEDLQRMPYLKAVILEGLRRHPPAHFVVPHKVTEDVTLDGYLIPRNASINFMVAEMSWDGKVWEEPMEFKPERFLAGGSGEGVDITGSREIKMMPFGVGRRICPGLGLAMLHLEYFVANLVREFEWKAVDGEEVDLSEKPEFTVVMKRPLRACILPRRRPCGEAL; this is encoded by the coding sequence ATGGGCTGGTTCTTTACAGGCCAACCACAGGAAAAGCAAGAAATGGACATTTGGCTCCTGATTCTTCTGTCCCTTTCCTCTGCCACCGCCATTACTCTTATCCTCTACCAAGCCGCCAACCATAGAACCAAGAAGAGAAGGCTCCCGCCCGGCCCTCCATCCGTGCCAATTCTGGGTAACCTCTTCTGGCTCTGGCGTTCCCTTCAAGAGCTGGAGTCCATCCTCCGGGAGCTCCACTCTCGCTACGGCCCCATCGTCACCCTCCACGTAGGCTCCCGCCGTGCCATCTTCATCTCAGACCGCACCCTCGCCCACCGGGCTCTTATCGAACACGGTGCCACCTTCTCCGACCGCCTCGCCACCCGTTTCTCCGGCGACACCCAGCGTATCATCTCCTCCGCCACCTACGGCCCCCTCTGGCGCCTCCTCCGCCGCAACCTCATCTCCGAGATCCTCCACTCACCCCGCGTCAAGCTCTATGCCCATGGTCGCGCCTGGGTCCTTCAAGTCCTCACCAATCACCTCCGATCCCAAGCCGATTCAAATGACGCTGGCGCGGTCACTGCCATGGAGAGCTTTCAATTCGCCATGTTCTGTTTGCTAGTTCTCATGTGCTTCGGCGAGAAATTAGACGAGAAGGCCATCAAGGACATCGAGATTGCAACTCGGAGATTACTACTCTATGCCAACAAGCTCAACGTCCTCGCCTTCGCTCCAAGAATCTCGAGGTACATCTTCTGGAATAGGATAAAGACGGCCCTCCAAATGCGTCAGGCACAGATAGAGCTGTTTGTCCCCTTGATTAAAGCTCGAAAAGAATACAAGAATCATCCGCAGCACAAGAACGAAGAAGAAAGGTACGTTTACTCTTACGTTGACTCGCTCCTCGACATGGAAATCCCTGAGGAAGGGGGGAGGAAGCTGACCGAAGAGGAGATGGTGTCCTTGTGCTCGGAGTTTCTGACTGCGGGCACCGATACCACCTCAACGGCATTGCAGTGGATCATGGCGAACCTTGTGAAGCATCAAGGCATACAGGCGAAGCTATTGGAAGAGATTGAGCGGGTGGTGGGGAAAGACGAGAAGGAGATTAAGGAGGAGGACTTGCAAAGGATGCCGTATCTAAAGGCCGTGATCTTGGAAGGGCTGCGACGGCACCCGCCGGCACACTTTGTGGTGCCACACAAGGTGACGGAGGATGTGACCttagatgggtatttgataccacgGAACGCGTCGATTAATTTTATGGTAGCAGAGATGAGCTGGGATGGGAAGGTGTGGGAGGAGCCGATGGAGTTCAAGCCGGAGAGGTTCTTGGCTGGGGGTTCGGGCGAGGGGGTGGATATAACTGGGAGTAGGGAGATCAAGATGATGCCCTTTGGGGTGGGCAGGAGGATATGCCCCGGGCTCGGGTTGGCCATGCTGCATCTCGAATACTTTGTGGCCAATTTGGTGAGGGAATTCGAGTGGAAGGCTGTGGACGGGGAGGAGGTGGACTTGTCCGAGAAGCCGGAATTTACCGTTGTCATGAAGAGGCCTCTTCGGGCTTGCATACTTCCACGGAGACGGCCTTGCGGTGAAGCGCTGTAA